From Myxococcus guangdongensis:
GACGTCGAGCGTGGAGAGCGAGGACGGCGTCACGACGCTCACCGCCGAGGGAAGCATGTCGGTCAACCTCGGGGGCGAGGTGGACCTGGGCACCGTCGGCTTCAGCGCCGAGCGCACCGAGGGCGTCAAGACGAAGTTCCAGGTGCGGATGTCGGACGCGGACTACGCCCAGGTCCAGTCGGGCCAGGCGCCCATGCCGGACCCCTACAACCCGGACACGATGCCGGAGGGCAGCTCGGTCCTGCTCAACAGCACCGACTTCCAGGGCACGGGCTTCGAGGCGAGCTACCGCAACCTCGCGGTGTCGACGAACGTCACCCAGGAGCAGGGGGTCTCCGTCCTGGTGGAGAAGACCGGCGAGAACACGGTGCGCGTGACAGCGGGCCCCACCGAGGCCGTGGAGAACAGCTTCCAGCTCGGGCTGAGCCTGGGCCCCGCCAGCGCCCATGTCGGCAACACGACGCGGCTGGACCAGTTCACGCTCAAGACGGCGGAGTTCGACCTCTCCACCGACGCGGGCCGCGCCGCCTACAACACCTTCCTCGCCACCGGCGAACTGCCCACCGAGAACGGGACCGGAATCTCCGACGTCGCCACGGTGGAGAAGCTCCAGTACGACTCGACGAGCAGCGCCGGGTTCGACCTGGGGCCGCTGAGTGGCTCGGTCGACTTCGGCAACAGCACCGGGGGCGTCGTGAGGACCACCTACCCGGATGGCTCGGTCGACCAGGTCATTCACGCGAAGCTCCACGTGGGCACGCCTGTCCAGCTCGCGCAGCACTTCAACCTGGATGGCACCGAGGACCTGTCCCGGCAGGAGATCTCCATGTTCATGGTCGGCGCGGACGGCGGCGCCGAGTCGCTGTTCGCCTCCGCGTATGACGTCGACCAGCACGACTTCGACGGGGACAGCGACATCCACCTGTCCTTCAACGCGGAGCAGGCCATGGACCTGTCCCAGCGGGCCCGCGACTACATCGCCGCGTGGGAGCGGGACACCGGCCAGAAGTGGGAGGACGCCTCCCACCTCCAGGATGAGAAGTTGATCGCCGCCCTCGCCAACGCACAGAACCCGGCGGACGTGGCCAAGGCCCTCACCGACGCCTACGGCGGCCCGGCCTGGATGGGCCAGGCGTTCGCGAGCCTGTCCTTCGTCGATGGCGAATTCGTACCGCTGCCAGGAACCATCGAGGCGCGCGACCGCGACGATTGACGCGGGCCTCGAGGACTCAGCCTGCCTTGCGAGGCCACACCGGACCAATCTGGTCCTGGTGCGCGAAGATGGGCGGGTCCACCTCGTTGGTGAAGGCGCGCAGGCGGCAGTACTCCGGATACGACGCCTGCACCGTCAGCACGTCCCCCGCACGCATGACCTCGTCCCCCACCGGGTGGAGCTGCTCGTGGCCGTCGCGCATCAGCGACAACGCCAGCCCGCCGAAGCGGTCTCGGATGGCGGAGATGTTCAGCCCCGGCAGGCCCTCACGCGCCTCGAAGAGCGACACCACCATCAGGTGTTTACCCAGATGGAACGAGTGGATGATGCGCGGGTCCATCGCCGCCAGCGCCATGGCGGGCGCGGCGAGCGATGAGCTGGACAGGGCCTCCGCCTTGAACGTGTCGCGCACCTTGCCGCTCAGGTCCTCGTCGAACAGGCGGATGACCACGCGGATGTTCGGATTCAACTTCCGCGCGTCCAGCGCGATGTTGAGGTTCGCCAGGTCGTCGTCCGTGGCGCACACAATCGCGGAGGCGTGCTTCACGTTGGTGCGCGGCAGGCACAACGGGCTGCGCGTGTCGTCGATGAGCAGCGGCACGTTCTCGTCCCGCAGCGCGGAGACGAACGCCGCGTCCTCGCGCTTCTCGACCACCACCACGTCCTTGTCCATCTCCTTCAACTGCGTCACCACGCGGTAGCCCACCCGCCCCGCCCCGCACACCACGACGTGGCCCTTCATCGTCTCGGTGACCACTTCGATCCACTCCTTGTCGTTCTTGTGTCGGGCGAAGTAGAGGTAGGCGAAGCGCACCACGCCGTCCGCCACCAGGGCGATGCCCACCGGCGGAATCACCACGTTGAGCGCCTCGATGGCCCAGTCGTGCACGTACGGCAGCGACGGCTGCCCGTAGAGCAGGAAGTAGACGTGGTGCAGCGCCTCACCGAAGGAGATGGGCACTCCGTCCGGGCCGATGTAGCGCCAGTGGAACAAGAGCGGCCCCAGCACGAACAGCCCCGCCGCCAGCACCATCGTGGTGCGGAAGCGACGCAGCAACGCGCGCAGGTAGCGCAGATTGGCTCTCAGGTGTCTTCGGGAGCCGAACATGGCCGACCGCCCCTCCTCAGGACACCGGGGTGATGCCGGTCTCCGCCGCGTTGCGCGCCCGGCGCCGCTCCACCAGCCACACCAGGAAGACACCCAGCTCGTAGCACATCAGCATGGGGCCAGCCATCAGCGACAGGTTCACCACGTCGCCCGTGGGCGTGATGATGGCCGCGGCGATGAGACAGAAGACGAAGGCGTGCCGCTGGTACTTGAACAGCCAGCGCGACTGCACCACGCCCACGATGCCCAACAGCGCCATCACCAGCGGCAGCTCGAAGATGATGCCGAAGGCCAGGATGAGCAGCAGCACCAGCGACAGCTGCTCGTGCATCGTCAGCATGGGCCGCGTCCACCGCTCCGCCTCGTGCCGCGCCTCGCCCGCCGACAGCTCCTTCTCCAGCTTCCACAGCCCCGACAGCTCCTCGCTGCGCGTGGGCGCCACGCCCGCCAGCAGGCTCGCCGCCTCGTCCATCGCCACCGACGCCGCCGCGTAGTCCTGCTTGCCGTAGGCCGTCACCGCCGCGACCTTCTTCTCCACCGCCTGCCGCAGCACCGCGCGCGACTGGACGCCATAGCCATCCGCCGCCGCGTCCAACAGCTTGCCCAGGCCGTCCAGCCGAGACTTCAGCTCCACCGACTGCGAGGGCGCGCGCTCGGGCTCGGCGAGCTGCCCCTCGCCCTCGGCGCGCAGCGACGCGCTGGTCTCCTTCGCGAGCACCCCCGCCCGCTCCGCGTCACCCACACGCAGGAAGCGCAGGGCGTCATCCGCGCGCAGCCGCGCCGTGTCCAGCCGCTGCTCCAGCGCGAGCGTCTCCTCCTCGTTGAGGAGGAACTTGAACATCGAGGGCAGCACCGCGAAGTAGCAGAAGCACGCGCCCAGGATGAAGGCGAGCGAGCCGAACATGACGAACGGCGCCGCGTACTTGCGCTCCTCCGGGAACAACCCCGGCGAGACGAAGCCCCAGATCTGCCAGAGGATGACGGGCGTGGTGAGGAACACGCCGCAGTACACGCCCACCTTCATGAGGACGTTCAGCTCCTCGATGCCGGACGTGTAGATGAGGGCGCGGTTGCCCTCCGGGAGCGCGTCCAGCACGGGCCGCATCAGCACGCCGAAGATGGGCTTGGCGAACAGCAGCGACACCATGCCCAGCCCGAGCACGGCCAGGGTGCACTTGAGCAGGCGCGAGCGGAGCTCCGACAGGTGCTCCATCAAGCTCATCCGAAGCTCGGAGTCGGCGAGAGGCTGGGGACTCAGGGGTCAGCTCCGTTTCGGCGCGTTGCGCGCCACCGTTCCAGGCAGCGGCGCGAGGCGAGGCAGGCCATCCGCGCCCACGCTCTCGGTGGCGGCGGAGGAAGAGGGAGAAGAAGTCGGCTCGGCGGGCGGGGGCTCGGGCGACCGCGGGCCCGGCTGCGCCTCCGCGACGGGCTCGGGCAGCGCGGGGTGCTCGTCGCCATCCAGCCCCAGCGGGGCGCGGGAGCGCGGCGCCTCCACGGCGGGCTCGGAAGCAGGCTCGGCGCCCGGCTCCACGGGCGTGGCGACCTGCGCCATCCCCTCGGGCGGCAGCGCCTGGGGCGCGGGCGAGGGAGGGAAGGTGGGCGTGGGCCGCACCGGAGGCGGAGGCTCGCGGTTGAGGTCGTGGTCCATCGTGTAGAACTCGCGCTCCACCACGTTGCGGACCTCGTCCGTCTGGCGACGGAACTCCCGCATGAACTTGCCGATGGCACGCGCCAGTTCGGGCAACCGCTGCGGCCCGAGGATGAGCAGCGCGGCCACCGCGATGAGCACCATTTCGCCTGCGCCGATGTTGAACATGTCCTGACGGCTCTCCCCGAAGCTGCCCGGTTTATCGCGCCCCAGGCCCTCTGGCGCAACCGCTCGACGCTTCCGGACGTCCGCCCGACACCGTGGCCGGGGGACGGCCGGGCCCCTTCCCGGGTTCCAATACTATTGGTGTGGGTGCGCCTGGGGGGACAGGGGGACGGCCAGCCCCTGGGACGCGGGCACCGCCAGGGCGCGCGCCTGCTCCCGGGAGCGCACCTGCCGCTCCACCACCCACAACGTCGGGGGCAGCGCCACCGTCAGGCCCATGCACACCCAGGCCACCCGGGTCATCCCGCCCAGCGTCCCGTCCGGCAGGTCCGTCAGCAGCTGCGCGCTGAGGAAGGCCCCCACCGCGGAGGCCATGTGCTGGATGGCGGACTGGAGCGACATGAAGCGAGCGCGGACCGGGTTGTCCGGCACGCGCGAGGTCAGCGTGTTGTACGACACGTTGCGCACGCCCATGGCCGTCATGAAGAGCACGAAGAGCAGCGGAATCGGCAGCCAGCGCGGGAAGTCCACGAAGCCCACGTAGGTCGCGACCAGCAGCAACGCCGAGCCCGCGGTCCCCAGCTTGAAGGCGCCATAGCGGTCCACCAGCGGCCCCGCCAGCCGCAGCGTGATGAAGCTGACGATGCCGCCGACGAAGTACGGGAACCAGAGCAGGTCCCGCGGGTAGCCCAGGTTCTGCTGCAGGTAGGCGGAGATGTTGGGGATGAGCACGAAGCCCGCCATCATCACCACCGCCGTCATGAGGTACGACAGCTGCACCTCGCGGCGGCCGAGCAGCTCCAGCACGCCCACGCTCCGCGCCGCCCCGCGCTCGGCCGTCAGGTGGCCTCGCATCGGCGGCAGGAAGAAGATGGCGCCCACCACCACGAGCAGCCCCAGGGCCGCGACGACGAAGAACGGCAGGCGCCAGCCGCCGTGCTCCGCCAGCTTCAGCGCCATGGGCACGCCCGCGACGCTGGCCACGGAGAACGCGCCCATCACCGCGCCCAGCGCGCGTCCGCGCCGCTCCACCGGAATCAGGTCCGCGATGATGGACAGCGACAGCGACGTGGCGGGCCCACCGAAGATGCCCGCGGCCACCCGGGCGAGCATCAGCGTGGACAACCCCGTGGCCAGCCCTCCCGCCGCCGTGGCCACCACCAGCCCCAGCATGGACACCGCGAGCGCCCGGCGCCGGTCGTACCGGTCCAGGAAGTAGCCGCCCAACAGGCCCGCGACGCTGGCCGCCGCCGTGTACGCGCCGCCGATGGTGCCGATGTGCGAGGAGGCGATGCCCAGGCCCCTGGCGAAGTCGGGCCCCAGCGGCATCACCATCACGAAGTCCAGGATGTTGACGAACTGAACCGCGCCAATCAGGAAGACCACCCAGCGCTCGGACACCTGTCGCTCTGTCGGCATGTCCTCCTGTCCTTAAGCCATTCGCGGGCCGCGCGCACGGCTAGACACGGAAACGGCGCACCTCGCCCCGGAGGATCTCCGCCTGGCGCTGGAGGTTGTCGATGGCCTCCTCCAACTGCTTCACGGAGCGCGTCTGGTGCTCGGAGACCCCCTTGATGGTCTCCACCGCCTTGAGCACCTGCTCGCTGCCCTTGGTCTGCTCCTTCTGGGCGCGGTTCAGGTGCGTCACCATCTCGTTGATGCTCTCGATGGAGCGGGTGATCTGCTTGCTGCCGTGCGCCTGCTCCTGGCTGCTGCGCTGCACGTGGGCGGTGAGCGCCTTCATCTTCTCCGCGCTCTTCATGATCTGCTCGCCGCCCTTGGCCTGCTCGTTGGAGGCCTTGGAGATCTGCTGCACCGTCTCGCTGATGCGGTGGATGGAGGCGGTCACCTGCTTGCTGCCGCGGGCCTGCTCGACGGTGGCGCGGGCGATGGCCTTGACCATCTGCGTGGACTTCTGGGTGCTGTCGTTGATTTTTCGCAGCGCCCCTTCCGCCTCGCGGCCCAGCTGCACGCCCTCCTCCACGTTGCGCGCGCCCTGGTTCATCACCACCACGGCGTTGCGGCTCTCGTCCTGGATGCTGCGGATGAGCTCGGCGATCTCCTTGGTGGACGCGCCGGTGCGCTCGGCCAGGTCCTTGATCTCCTCCGCCACCACCGCGAAGCCCTTGCCGTGGTCGCCGGCCTGCGCGGCGATGATGGCCGCGTTGAGGGCGAGCAGGTTGGTCTGCTCGGCCACGTCGTCGATGACGTTGAGGATGTTGCCAATCTCGGAGATGCGTCGGCCCAGGCTGTCGATGACGTCCGCGGCGGCGCGGCTGGAGTCCTTGATGCGGTCGATGCCGGTGAGCGTCTTGCGCAGCGCCTCCACGCCCGTCTGCGCGTCGTCGAAGACCTGCTCGGACAGGCGCGCGGTCTCCTTGGCGTTGGCCTCCACCTGCCCGATGGCCGCGTCCATCTGGCTGATGGCCGAGGACGTCTCCTCCGTGGAGGCGGACAGCTCCTGGATGTTCTTGGCGACCTCCTTGATGGAGAAGGTCATCTCCTCAATCGCGCTGGTGGTCTCCTCCACGCTGGCGGCCATGGCGGTGACGTTCTCCGCCACCTCGTCGTTGGTGGCGGCCATCTCCATGATGGAGGAGCTGCTCTCCTCGGCGCTCTGGTAGAGGACCTCCACGTTCTCCGCGATGCCGCGCAGCGAGGCCATCATCTCCACCATGGAGGAGGACGTCTCCTCCACGCGGGCCTGGACGGTGCTGGCACCCGACGACACGGTGGTGCCGGTGCGGTGAATCTGTTCGATGACGCCGGCCACCACGTCCGACACGCCGCGCACCCGGCCCAGCGTGTCGCGCCAGCTCTGGGCGATGCGGTTGAGCGCCTCGGCGAGCAGGCCCAGCTCGTCGCGCGAGCCCACGTCCACGCGGCCCGTCAGGTCCGCCTCCGCCAGCCGGCGCGCCATGGTCATCATCGCGTCCAGCGGCACCAGGATGAACGTGCGCGAGATGAAGAACGCCACCACGAGGAACAGCGCCAGGCCGATGCCGAACGCCAGCAGCACCACGTGCCGGAGCGAGGTGACGACCTCCTCCAGCGAGCTGAAGTTCACCGCCACCAGCACGTGGGCGGGCCCCTCGTGCAGCGACACCGGGCGGACGATGGCCTTGTTGCCGTTCTCGAAGAGGGCGCCATCCAGCGTGGCGGGGTCCTTCGACGGCTGCTCGCGCAGGTTGTTGAGCAGCCACCCCTCCGCGCTGGGCGGGTGCACGGACTGCACGCGGCCATCCGGGGTGATGAGGGCGATGAGGGCGAAGTCGTCGTCGCCGCCGTGGAGCGACTCCAGCAGGGGCGGCAGGATGGTGAGGGAGAGGTTGGCCAGGTCGCGCGACGCCTGGAGCGCCTTGTCGTCGCCGTGCTTCGTCAGGCGCGTCTCCAGGAAGTCCTCCACCCGGGACGGGACGACGAAGTAGAGCGTCCCGAGGATGAGGGCGAGCACCACGGCGAAGGAGCCGAGCAGGATGCTGCGCAGGCCGGGTTTCTTGAAGCGCGGAGCCAAGGCGGGCCACTGTAGGAATGGAAACACCGGCAGGGCAAGAACCGGGGCCAGGCTCCTCGGCCGCCCCTCCGCCCGGCGGGAGCCTGACATCCCCGCGCCCGGATGCGTAAGGTCATGCCCTGATGAAGCCCACCCTGCTGCTGACCGACCCCCTCTTCCTCAAGCATGACCCCGGAGAGGGCCACCCGGAGTCCCCCGCGCGCCTGCAGCGCATCCTCGGGGTGCTGGCGAGCACCCCCGTGCGGGGCACGGTGATGGGCTCGCCCCGCTCCGCGACGAACGAGGAGCTGCTGGCCGTGCACACCCCCGCCCTGCTCGAGCGGATGCGTCAGCTCAACGGCCACGCGGCGCGCATCGACGCCGACACCGTCGTGTCCCCGGACAGCGTGGACGCGGCGAGGCTGGCGGCGGGCGCGGCGGTGCAGTCGGTGGAGGCGGTGATGGCGGGACAGGCGCGCAACGCCTTCGCGCTGGTGCGTCCGCCCGGACACCACGCGGAGCCGGACCGCGCCATGGGCTTCTGCCTCTTCAACAACGCGGCCATCGCCGCGGAGGCCGGGCGTCGGTTGGGCGCCGAGCGGGTGCTGGTGCTCGACTGGGACGTGCACCACGGCAACGGCACCCAGGCGGCGTTCTGGGGCCGGCGCGACGTGATGTACCAGTCGGTGCACCAGTTCCCCTACTACCCGGGCACCGGCGCCTCGCCCGAGGTGGGCCAGGGCGCGGGAGAGGGCTACACCGTCAACGTGGGCCTGCCCGGCGGCAACTCGGACGCGGACTACGGGATGCTCTTCGAGGAGCTGCTCCTCCCGGTGGCCGAGGCCTTCCGCCCCCAGCTGGTGGTGGTGTCCGCGGGGTTCGACCCCCATCAGCACGACCCGATTGGCGGCATGGACGTCACCGAGCGCGGCTTCGCGGCCATGTGCTCCTCGCTGCGCTCGCTCGCCGAGCGGGTCTGCGACGGCAAGCTCGTGCTGCTGCTCGAGGGCGGCTACTCGCTGGAGGGCCTGTCGCAGTCCGTGCACGCCTGCGTCGAGGTGCTCGCGGGCCGCACCGACAGCTTCCCCACCGGCGACACGCACACCGACGCCCGGGATGCGCTGCGCGAGAGTCGACAGGCGCTCAAGCCCTACTGGAGCGCGCTGTCCTAGTGGGCCTCGGCGGGCCGGCGGAGTCTTCCGCCCCGCGGCCCCGAGCGCTCCGGCGGTTTGGGCCGCGTCGCGCGCTCACCGCGCTCCTCGGCCGATGCGCGGGCGTCGTGTGACAGGCCGAGCATGAAGGCGAACATCAGCCCCAGCACCAGCTGCAGCGCCACCAGGAGGATGTCGAACACGCGCGCGTCCGTGCCCTGCCCCGGGACACCGAGCAGCGCGAGGATGGCCCGTGTCCCGATGAACCCGGGCGCCAGCTGCAACAGGCCGGGCATGATGAGCGTGGACGGGAGCCGCTCGGGCATCCGTCCGTAGAGCTGCCCCGCGACGCCCAGGACGAACGCGGAGACGAGCGGGCTGCCCCGGTCCCCCAGCACGCCCTTGGTGAGTTCCTGGATGCCCCACGCGAGCAGCACCGCGCCGACAATCCACGGCGTGTCGCGACGGCGCGCGGACATGCACACCGTGAGGGCCAGGCCGCCCAGCGCGATGATGGGCACCACCACCGTGTGCGGCAGCGACTGCGCCCGTATCTGGAGGGGCAGCGGCCCGAAGAAGCGCCACAGCGTGGCCGCGGCCATGATGCCCACCGCCAGCATCAGGAAGCGCAACAGGCCATAGGTGAGCCGGGACAGGCCCGCCTCCACGGACTCCCCCACCAGCTCCGCCGAGCCCAGCGTCACCACCATCGCGGGCACCAGCAGGGTGATTCCTCCGAAGAGCGCCCGCGCCGCGTCGAACGACGGCAGCACGAAGGTCAGCCCGAAGGCGAGCAGCGTGCCGAGCAACGCGCCGAGGAAGCTCTTCTGCAGGTCCACGCTCATGGAGCGCAGCGTGCCGACGTGGATGCCCCCCGCGAGCACGCCCACGAAGAACCCCGCCACCAGCTCCCAGGCGCCGCCGCCGACGCGCACGGACACGGCGCCGCCGTACACGCCATAGGCGAGCAGCACGAGCCACTCGGGGTGGGCGGGATGCGACGTCATGACGCGCTCCAGCTCGGCGCGAGCGCGTGGCACGTCGAGCCGACCGCGGGCAATCGACTCCGACAGGAGCAAGAGCCCGGCGGCCCGGCGCAGGTTCCAGTGGGGGTTGAAGGGCAGCCGCCGGATGTCCACACGGCGGGCCGCGCCCGAGCGCACCTCCGTCACCGCGAGCGTCTGCAGCGTGAAGACCTCCACCTCCAGGCCCCACGCCCGCGCCGCCCGACGCACGCGCTGCTCCACGCCGAAGGCCGGCACGTATGACAGGTGCAGCGCCCGCGCGAGGTCGAGCAGCAGCGTCACCGTGGCGTCCTCGCCCGAAGACACGTCATCGGTTCGAGCATCCGTCATGCGAGCACGGCCTCCTCCTGGCATCGAATTCATCGCGGCGGAGCGCGCCCGCGATGAGAAGCCCGACAGCCGACATTCGAGGTGGGTGCCCTCGCGCTGGACGCACACCCCGCCCTCCGGGGTGACTCGAAGGCTCGGACGCCACGACGCCCTCGGGCGAGCGGTGCGCACCACGGGCCCGCTCCGCCGTCCGCCTCGTCTTGCCCCCGCGCGCGAGCGCCCCCACCCCTACTTCACATTCACGCCTGGAGGACACGCATGGCGACCAAGAAGGCAGCGGCGAAGCAACCCAACATCCTCGTCATCTTCGGTGACGACATCGGCTACTGGAACACGAGCTGTTACAACCTGGGCGTCATGGGCTACCGCACGCCCAACATCGACCGGCTCGCGAAGGAAGGCGCGCTGCTCACCGACTACTACGCGCAGCAGAGCTGCACCGCGGGACGCGCGGCCTTCATCACCGGCCAGTGTCCCTTCCGCACCGGCCTCACCAAGGTCGGCATGCCGGGCGCCAAGGTCGGCCTTCAGGCCGAGGACCCCACCATCGCGGACCTGCTCAAGGAGCGCGGCTACCGCACCGCCCAGTTCGGGAAGAACCACCTGGGAGACCGCGACGAGTTCCTGCCCACCGTGCACGGCTTCGACGAGTTCTTCGGCAACCTCTACCACCTCAACGCGGAGGAGGAGCCGGAGAACCCGGACTATCCCAAGGACCCCGCCTTCAAGAAGCGCTTCGGTCCGCGCGGCGTGCTGCGCTGCAAGTCGGACGGGCAGGGCGGACAGAGCATCGAGGACACGGGCGCGCTGACGAAGAAGCGGATGGAGACGGTGGACGAGGAGTTCCTCGCCTCCGCGGTCGACTTCCTGGAGCGCTCGAAGAAGTCCAAGGAGCCCTTCTTCCTGTGGTTCAACACCACGCGCATGCACGTGCACACGCACCTGAAACCCGAGTCCCGGGGCAAGACGGGGCTGGGCCTCTACCCGGACGGCATGGTGGAGCACGACGCCATCGTGGGGCAGCTGCTCGACAAGCTCGACGCGCTGGGCCTGTCGGAGGACACGCTCGTCATCTACACCACGGACAACGGGGCGATGACGTGCATGTGGCCGGACGGCGGCATGACGCCCTTCCGCGGCGAGAAGGACACCAACTGGGAGG
This genomic window contains:
- a CDS encoding potassium channel family protein, translated to MFGSRRHLRANLRYLRALLRRFRTTMVLAAGLFVLGPLLFHWRYIGPDGVPISFGEALHHVYFLLYGQPSLPYVHDWAIEALNVVIPPVGIALVADGVVRFAYLYFARHKNDKEWIEVVTETMKGHVVVCGAGRVGYRVVTQLKEMDKDVVVVEKREDAAFVSALRDENVPLLIDDTRSPLCLPRTNVKHASAIVCATDDDLANLNIALDARKLNPNIRVVIRLFDEDLSGKVRDTFKAEALSSSSLAAPAMALAAMDPRIIHSFHLGKHLMVVSLFEAREGLPGLNISAIRDRFGGLALSLMRDGHEQLHPVGDEVMRAGDVLTVQASYPEYCRLRAFTNEVDPPIFAHQDQIGPVWPRKAG
- a CDS encoding twin-arginine translocase subunit TatC, which translates into the protein MSLMEHLSELRSRLLKCTLAVLGLGMVSLLFAKPIFGVLMRPVLDALPEGNRALIYTSGIEELNVLMKVGVYCGVFLTTPVILWQIWGFVSPGLFPEERKYAAPFVMFGSLAFILGACFCYFAVLPSMFKFLLNEEETLALEQRLDTARLRADDALRFLRVGDAERAGVLAKETSASLRAEGEGQLAEPERAPSQSVELKSRLDGLGKLLDAAADGYGVQSRAVLRQAVEKKVAAVTAYGKQDYAAASVAMDEAASLLAGVAPTRSEELSGLWKLEKELSAGEARHEAERWTRPMLTMHEQLSLVLLLILAFGIIFELPLVMALLGIVGVVQSRWLFKYQRHAFVFCLIAAAIITPTGDVVNLSLMAGPMLMCYELGVFLVWLVERRRARNAAETGITPVS
- a CDS encoding twin-arginine translocase TatA/TatE family subunit yields the protein MFNIGAGEMVLIAVAALLILGPQRLPELARAIGKFMREFRRQTDEVRNVVEREFYTMDHDLNREPPPPVRPTPTFPPSPAPQALPPEGMAQVATPVEPGAEPASEPAVEAPRSRAPLGLDGDEHPALPEPVAEAQPGPRSPEPPPAEPTSSPSSSAATESVGADGLPRLAPLPGTVARNAPKRS
- a CDS encoding MFS transporter yields the protein MPTERQVSERWVVFLIGAVQFVNILDFVMVMPLGPDFARGLGIASSHIGTIGGAYTAAASVAGLLGGYFLDRYDRRRALAVSMLGLVVATAAGGLATGLSTLMLARVAAGIFGGPATSLSLSIIADLIPVERRGRALGAVMGAFSVASVAGVPMALKLAEHGGWRLPFFVVAALGLLVVVGAIFFLPPMRGHLTAERGAARSVGVLELLGRREVQLSYLMTAVVMMAGFVLIPNISAYLQQNLGYPRDLLWFPYFVGGIVSFITLRLAGPLVDRYGAFKLGTAGSALLLVATYVGFVDFPRWLPIPLLFVLFMTAMGVRNVSYNTLTSRVPDNPVRARFMSLQSAIQHMASAVGAFLSAQLLTDLPDGTLGGMTRVAWVCMGLTVALPPTLWVVERQVRSREQARALAVPASQGLAVPLSPQAHPHQ
- a CDS encoding methyl-accepting chemotaxis protein encodes the protein MAPRFKKPGLRSILLGSFAVVLALILGTLYFVVPSRVEDFLETRLTKHGDDKALQASRDLANLSLTILPPLLESLHGGDDDFALIALITPDGRVQSVHPPSAEGWLLNNLREQPSKDPATLDGALFENGNKAIVRPVSLHEGPAHVLVAVNFSSLEEVVTSLRHVVLLAFGIGLALFLVVAFFISRTFILVPLDAMMTMARRLAEADLTGRVDVGSRDELGLLAEALNRIAQSWRDTLGRVRGVSDVVAGVIEQIHRTGTTVSSGASTVQARVEETSSSMVEMMASLRGIAENVEVLYQSAEESSSSIMEMAATNDEVAENVTAMAASVEETTSAIEEMTFSIKEVAKNIQELSASTEETSSAISQMDAAIGQVEANAKETARLSEQVFDDAQTGVEALRKTLTGIDRIKDSSRAAADVIDSLGRRISEIGNILNVIDDVAEQTNLLALNAAIIAAQAGDHGKGFAVVAEEIKDLAERTGASTKEIAELIRSIQDESRNAVVVMNQGARNVEEGVQLGREAEGALRKINDSTQKSTQMVKAIARATVEQARGSKQVTASIHRISETVQQISKASNEQAKGGEQIMKSAEKMKALTAHVQRSSQEQAHGSKQITRSIESINEMVTHLNRAQKEQTKGSEQVLKAVETIKGVSEHQTRSVKQLEEAIDNLQRQAEILRGEVRRFRV
- a CDS encoding histone deacetylase family protein translates to MKPTLLLTDPLFLKHDPGEGHPESPARLQRILGVLASTPVRGTVMGSPRSATNEELLAVHTPALLERMRQLNGHAARIDADTVVSPDSVDAARLAAGAAVQSVEAVMAGQARNAFALVRPPGHHAEPDRAMGFCLFNNAAIAAEAGRRLGAERVLVLDWDVHHGNGTQAAFWGRRDVMYQSVHQFPYYPGTGASPEVGQGAGEGYTVNVGLPGGNSDADYGMLFEELLLPVAEAFRPQLVVVSAGFDPHQHDPIGGMDVTERGFAAMCSSLRSLAERVCDGKLVLLLEGGYSLEGLSQSVHACVEVLAGRTDSFPTGDTHTDARDALRESRQALKPYWSALS
- a CDS encoding threonine/serine exporter family protein, with translation MTDARTDDVSSGEDATVTLLLDLARALHLSYVPAFGVEQRVRRAARAWGLEVEVFTLQTLAVTEVRSGAARRVDIRRLPFNPHWNLRRAAGLLLLSESIARGRLDVPRARAELERVMTSHPAHPEWLVLLAYGVYGGAVSVRVGGGAWELVAGFFVGVLAGGIHVGTLRSMSVDLQKSFLGALLGTLLAFGLTFVLPSFDAARALFGGITLLVPAMVVTLGSAELVGESVEAGLSRLTYGLLRFLMLAVGIMAAATLWRFFGPLPLQIRAQSLPHTVVVPIIALGGLALTVCMSARRRDTPWIVGAVLLAWGIQELTKGVLGDRGSPLVSAFVLGVAGQLYGRMPERLPSTLIMPGLLQLAPGFIGTRAILALLGVPGQGTDARVFDILLVALQLVLGLMFAFMLGLSHDARASAEERGERATRPKPPERSGPRGGRLRRPAEAH
- a CDS encoding arylsulfatase; the protein is MATKKAAAKQPNILVIFGDDIGYWNTSCYNLGVMGYRTPNIDRLAKEGALLTDYYAQQSCTAGRAAFITGQCPFRTGLTKVGMPGAKVGLQAEDPTIADLLKERGYRTAQFGKNHLGDRDEFLPTVHGFDEFFGNLYHLNAEEEPENPDYPKDPAFKKRFGPRGVLRCKSDGQGGQSIEDTGALTKKRMETVDEEFLASAVDFLERSKKSKEPFFLWFNTTRMHVHTHLKPESRGKTGLGLYPDGMVEHDAIVGQLLDKLDALGLSEDTLVIYTTDNGAMTCMWPDGGMTPFRGEKDTNWEGAFRAPCVVRWPGVIEPGTQLNELFSSEDWLPTFLAAAGDADIVDKLKQGHEANGRRFKVHLDGYDQTRLLSGQGPSQRSEFFYFGDDGELVAVRHGRMKLVFAEQNAKGIEAWGEPFTIRRAPLAFDLRADPLERSQDAVGYQRWLIDHSFYFVPAQQAVARFLSTFREFPPRQRPSSFSVDQVMEKLEQAPSGMH